A stretch of DNA from Anaerobacillus isosaccharinicus:
TCACAATTACTCCTCCTTCGTTTTGTTGATTTTAAGATCGTCTTCCTAAACTCAAGCTGAAACTTTAACGAATTTGTTATTTGTTTTCAAATATTTCCCTTAACATATTCGTGTCTTCTATAGAAAGTCTATATGCATTTCCCCCTTGGGTTGGGTCATTTACGAACAAACCTTTTTCACCTTCACTATTTAAAGTTAATCGGTATGTTAACTTAGTAGTGTCATCAAAGATTAAGTCTACATCATAATCCGAATTTACAAGAATTAATTCGAATGATGAGCCTGCTTCTTCTGTTTTTGTAATGATATCTATAACCGTACTCATAGTTTCAATATCTTTTAAACTATTTGTTGTTCTAAGAGAAGATATTAATTTTACCTGATTAAATCCAGAGATTATTTTAGCTTGCCAGTTTTTGTGAAGAGTTATTTCAACAACAACGCCGTCGCCATAAGAAACACCTTCACTTGGCTTTTCTGAATTACAAGCGATTAATAAAATGATTGTAAAAAGAAAGACGAACGATAGTTTTTTAATTTTAATTACCCTCTTCCTAAGTTTTGTGATATTTATATAGTATCATAAAGTTCCTAATTAGGTTATTATTGGGAAATAATACACTAAACTGAGGTTTAAACATTTTAAAAAACTATGAAAGTGGTTTTTATGGCAAAATGGTAATCAGTCTGCAAATTATCGGACATACGTTCCTTTATTTTACAAAAAAGCAGTATTAGTTACAATTTTTGAAGCAAATAAAGGAACCAATGTCCGATAAAAATTAAAATTAAGCAAACTTAAGAAAAAACTGATCATATGTCCGTTAGGAAGAGCAAGCCGACCATCAAAAAAGGAGGTTGCCCCAAAAGTTAAGTAACATTCACCCTCAGGGCACAATATTGAGAGTTTCACATAGAAAACAATACAAGAGTCTGCCTAAACGATGTGAGCTGTCACTTGTGGGACAACCTTTTATTTTAAAACGGATAACGTTGGTGCCTGCAGCTTCACTAGGGTGTTAAATAGTTTCTTGGTATGCCTAATTAAGTTGAATTTCCCGCTAATTGTATGGCCTTTTTTTCTAGAGTCCATGACTGACGTAAAAGTTAGAAATTTTAAATTACCCAATAATCACCTTTTCCTTTGGGTAATGGAAATGTTCGTGGCTTTCTGTTTTGATGATATACAAGAATGAAAAAATACCAATTCTACCAATAAACATTAGGACAATAATGACTTGTTTACCAAGTGAGCTTAGCTCAGGAGTAATTCCCATAGATAAACCTGTTGTTCCAAATGCTGATGCGACTTCAAAAATGATATACATTAATGGAAATGGCTCATAGGCAGCTAAAATAATGACTGAGGAGCCACAAATGAATACCGCAACACAGATCACGACAAAAGATTTAATAATATCTCCAGGATCTAATTCTCTACGAAAAATCTTGACAGATTGCTTACCACGAGAAAATGAAAAAATGGCTAAGATAACAATGGCAAAGGTTGTCGTCCGAATTCCCCCACCAACACTACTCGGAGATGCCCCAATAAACATTAGTGAACTTAACACTAATTGTGTAGCTAGCGAAAATTCACTAACATCCATCGTAGCAAGGCCACCGTTTCTTGTTGTCACCGATTGAAATAAAGCAAAAAAGATCTTTTCATGCCAAGATTTATCTAACAGGAAATTTGACCAATCAAAAATAAGGATTAAAACAAATCCAATAACAGTTAGACCAAAAAAAGTAATCGTTGTTAATTTCGTAAATAAAGAAAAGTTAAATTTTTTCTTTTCTTTTCTCTTTTTGATGAAATCTTTCACTTCCATTAAAACTGGAAAACCTATCGCACCAAGGATTAATAGAATCATATTTATTGTTTGTACAAAGTAATCATTTGCAAATGGAACTAATGATTCTCCTGTAATATCAAACCCTGCATTCGTTGTAGCACTCACGGATGCAAAAAAACCTTGCAAGAAAGCTTCCTGCCATGTTGAAAAATAATTTAAAAAATACAAACCTAAAATGACTCCACCAATAAACTCAATGAGAAGTATTAGTTTTAGAATTTCTTTCATCAATTGAACTAGACCAGAAAACGTCCCTCTGTTTTGATCAGTCATAATAAGTTGACGTTCTCGAAGTCCAATTTTCTTCCCTAAAATAAGATAGATAAATGTACCAAGAGTCATAATCCCAATACCGCCAAACTGAAGCACAAATGCAAGAATGAACGTGCCAGCAACACTAAATGTGTCAACTGTAGAGACAACGGTTAATCCCGTAACACTAACTGCACTAACAGCTGTAAAAATCGTATCAAGTAAACTTAGCTCAACCCTAGGTTTATGCGCAATTGGAAGACTAAATAGGATTGTCGCGACAAAAACTGCCCCAAGATAAAATAAAACGACCATCTGGATAGATGTTAAGCGGATATTCATCCCTTTTTTTTCAGTAAACATTAGAGTCCCTCTTCTTCAAATCGTTTTAGATCTTTATTTGATCCAATGATAATAATGATGTCCTTCTCTAATATTAGTTGGTCAGGTGGAGGAGAGATAATGATTTCTTCTCCCCTTTTAATTCCTAAGATCGTACAGCCAAATTTTGCTCGAATGTCTTGCTTAGCAATTGTTTGATTTGACACCTTCTCTGTAGCTAGTAATTCTACGATGCTGTATTCTGGTGAAAGCTCAATATAGTCGATTATTTTCTCTGATGCTAAGTAATGAGCAATTCTAATCCCCATATCGTGCTCAGGATGGATAATGCGATCTGCACCGATCTTTTCAACAACCTTATGATGATATTGATTTTGAGCCTTGACCCATACTTGTTTTACTTTTAACTCTTTCAAAAGTAACGTACATAGTATACTAGCTTGTATATTGTCGCCTATGGCAACAATGACATGCTCGAAATTTCTAATTCCTAAAGAAAGTAGTGTATTTTCATCAGTAGCATTCGCAACGACTGCATGTGTAGAATATCTCGCAAAATCGTTAACTTTGTCTTCATTCGTATCGATAGCTAGAACTTCATGCCCCATTTTATATAGCTCTTTACATACACTTCCGCCGAAACGACCTAGACCGACGACTGCAAATTGTTTTTTCATAATAAACTCCTTTAATTGATTAATAGACAACAAAAAAGACCATTACAAAGAATGATCAATAGATTCTCTATTTGACCCTCCTCTTCATAACGCTTACGAGGTTAGCTGTCGGATTAGGGACTAAAGAGTATCCCTTCTTACAAACGTAAGATTCACCCCAATAAATTGGTTCCCCCGCTCAAGAATAATTCAGCGATTTATAGGTTATGATATGTAAATTTACTCCTCTGTACAGATATTGTCAACATGTTTTTTTAGAGCTGAGATAGGCGTTTCATCGTCATGAAATGTAACATTAGCATGGAAAAAAGTTCGATTTGCTTGAACTCAAAAGCCAAGTACCTCTACAAAGAAAAAAAGAGGTATGGATTACTAGCATTTTGTGCAAAATTATCAAAAAAGGAGTTTTTAAGTAAATGAAGCATTTTAAAATTCTATTACTCAAGTTTGTTGTTAGCATTGTTGTATTCTGGATAAGCATAGGTTTGTTTTTCGGAGCAACATTAGTGGAAATCATCTCATTTGCCTTACTAGTTACCGTTGTTTCATATTTAATCGGAGATCAAATACTTCTTCCTCGAATTGGA
This window harbors:
- a CDS encoding potassium channel family protein — protein: MKKQFAVVGLGRFGGSVCKELYKMGHEVLAIDTNEDKVNDFARYSTHAVVANATDENTLLSLGIRNFEHVIVAIGDNIQASILCTLLLKELKVKQVWVKAQNQYHHKVVEKIGADRIIHPEHDMGIRIAHYLASEKIIDYIELSPEYSIVELLATEKVSNQTIAKQDIRAKFGCTILGIKRGEEIIISPPPDQLILEKDIIIIIGSNKDLKRFEEEGL
- a CDS encoding TrkH family potassium uptake protein → MFTEKKGMNIRLTSIQMVVLFYLGAVFVATILFSLPIAHKPRVELSLLDTIFTAVSAVSVTGLTVVSTVDTFSVAGTFILAFVLQFGGIGIMTLGTFIYLILGKKIGLRERQLIMTDQNRGTFSGLVQLMKEILKLILLIEFIGGVILGLYFLNYFSTWQEAFLQGFFASVSATTNAGFDITGESLVPFANDYFVQTINMILLILGAIGFPVLMEVKDFIKKRKEKKKFNFSLFTKLTTITFFGLTVIGFVLILIFDWSNFLLDKSWHEKIFFALFQSVTTRNGGLATMDVSEFSLATQLVLSSLMFIGASPSSVGGGIRTTTFAIVILAIFSFSRGKQSVKIFRRELDPGDIIKSFVVICVAVFICGSSVIILAAYEPFPLMYIIFEVASAFGTTGLSMGITPELSSLGKQVIIVLMFIGRIGIFSFLYIIKTESHEHFHYPKEKVIIG